A stretch of Homo sapiens chromosome 12, GRCh38.p14 Primary Assembly DNA encodes these proteins:
- the GSG1 gene encoding germ cell-specific gene 1 protein isoform X1: MSDPSQLTQNVCLTQEMELSKAFSGQRTLLSAILSMLSLSFSTTSLLSNYWFVGTQKVPKPLCEKGLAAKCFDMPVSLDGDTNTSTQEVVQYNWETGDDRFSFRSFRSGMWLSCEETVEEPAKSEMEEELKKCVYLHLYLLLCHLALLHPQSWKQFRALRSSGTAAAKGERCRSFIELTPPAKREILWLSLGTQITYIGLQFISFLLLLTDLLLTGNPACGLKLSAFAAVSSVLSGLCLPVSLVGLLGMVAHMMYSQVFQATVNLGPEDWRPHVWNYGWAFYMAWLSFTCCMASAVTTFNTYTRMVLEFKCKHSKSFKENPNCLPHHHQCFPRRLSSAAPTVGPLTSYHQYHNQPIHSVSEGVDFYSELRNKGFQRGASQELKEAVRSSVEEEQC, translated from the exons ATGAGCGATCCCTCTCAACTGACTCAAAATGTTTGCCTCACCCAGGAG ATGGAGCTCTCGAAGGCCTTCTCTGGCCAGCGGACACTCCTATCTGCCATCCTCAGCATGCTATCACTCAGCTTCTCCACAACATCCCTGCTCAGCAACTACTGGTTTGTGGGCACACAGAAGGTGCCCAAGCCCCTGTGCGAGAAAGGTCTGGCAGCCAAGTGCTTTGACATGCCAGTGTCCCTGGATGGAGATACCAACACATCCACCCAGGAGGTGGTACAATACAACTGGGAGACTGGGGATGACCGGTTCTCCTTCCGGAGCTTCCGGAGTGGCATGTGGCTATCCTGTGAGGAAACTGTGGAAGAACCAG CTAAAAGCGAGATGgaagaggaattaaaaaaatgtgtgtatttacatttatatttattattgtgcCACTTAGCACTGCTCCATCCCCAGTCCTGGAAACAATTTAGAGCCCTTCGGTCCAGTGGTACAGCGGCAGCAAAAG GGGAGAGGTGCCGAAGTTTCATTGAACTTACACCACCAGCCAAGAGAG AAATCCTATGGTTATCCCTGGGAACGCAGATCACCTACATCGGACTTCAATTCATCAGCTTCCTCCTGCTACTAACAGACTTGCTACTCACTGGGAACCCTGCCTGTGGGCTCAAACTGAGCGCCTTTGCTGCTGTTTCCTCTGTCCTGTCAG GGCTCTGCCTTCCTGTTTCCTTGGTAGGTCTCCTGGGGATGGTGGCCCACATGATGTATTCACAAGTCTTCCAAGCGACTGTCAACTTGGGTCCAGAAGACTGGAGACCACATGTTTGGAATTATGGCTGGGCCTTCTA CATGGCCTGGCTCTCCTTCACCTGCTGCATGGCGTCGGCTGTCACCACCTTCAACACGTACACCAGGATGGTGCTGGAGTTCAAGTGCAAGCATAGTAAGAGCTTCAAGGAAAACCCGAACTGCCTACCACATCACCATCAGTGTTTCCCTCGGCGGCTGTCAAGTGCAGCCCCCACCGTGGGTCCTTTGACCAGCTACCACCAGTATCATAATCAGCCCATCCACTCTGTCTCTGAGGGAGTCGACTTCTACTCCGAGCTGCGGAACAAGGGATTTCAAAGAGGGGCCAGCCAGGAGCTGAAAGAAGCAGTTAGGTCATCTGTAGAGGAAGAGCAGTGTTAG
- the GSG1 gene encoding germ cell-specific gene 1 protein isoform X3 produces the protein MSDPSQLTQNVCLTQEMELSKAFSGQRTLLSAILSMLSLSFSTTSLLSNYWFVGTQKVPKPLCEKGLAAKCFDMPVSLDGDTNTSTQEVVQYNWETGDDRFSFRSFRSGMWLSCEETVEEPGERCRSFIELTPPAKREILWLSLGTQITYIGLQFISFLLLLTDLLLTGNPACGLKLSAFAAVSSVLSGLCLPVSLVGLLGMVAHMMYSQVFQATVNLGPEDWRPHVWNYGWAFYMAWLSFTCCMASAVTTFNTYTRMVLEFKCKHSKSFKENPNCLPHHHQCFPRRLSSAAPTVGPLTSYHQYHNQPIHSVSEGVDFYSELRNKGFQRGASQELKEAVRSSVEEEQC, from the exons ATGAGCGATCCCTCTCAACTGACTCAAAATGTTTGCCTCACCCAGGAG ATGGAGCTCTCGAAGGCCTTCTCTGGCCAGCGGACACTCCTATCTGCCATCCTCAGCATGCTATCACTCAGCTTCTCCACAACATCCCTGCTCAGCAACTACTGGTTTGTGGGCACACAGAAGGTGCCCAAGCCCCTGTGCGAGAAAGGTCTGGCAGCCAAGTGCTTTGACATGCCAGTGTCCCTGGATGGAGATACCAACACATCCACCCAGGAGGTGGTACAATACAACTGGGAGACTGGGGATGACCGGTTCTCCTTCCGGAGCTTCCGGAGTGGCATGTGGCTATCCTGTGAGGAAACTGTGGAAGAACCAG GGGAGAGGTGCCGAAGTTTCATTGAACTTACACCACCAGCCAAGAGAG AAATCCTATGGTTATCCCTGGGAACGCAGATCACCTACATCGGACTTCAATTCATCAGCTTCCTCCTGCTACTAACAGACTTGCTACTCACTGGGAACCCTGCCTGTGGGCTCAAACTGAGCGCCTTTGCTGCTGTTTCCTCTGTCCTGTCAG GGCTCTGCCTTCCTGTTTCCTTGGTAGGTCTCCTGGGGATGGTGGCCCACATGATGTATTCACAAGTCTTCCAAGCGACTGTCAACTTGGGTCCAGAAGACTGGAGACCACATGTTTGGAATTATGGCTGGGCCTTCTA CATGGCCTGGCTCTCCTTCACCTGCTGCATGGCGTCGGCTGTCACCACCTTCAACACGTACACCAGGATGGTGCTGGAGTTCAAGTGCAAGCATAGTAAGAGCTTCAAGGAAAACCCGAACTGCCTACCACATCACCATCAGTGTTTCCCTCGGCGGCTGTCAAGTGCAGCCCCCACCGTGGGTCCTTTGACCAGCTACCACCAGTATCATAATCAGCCCATCCACTCTGTCTCTGAGGGAGTCGACTTCTACTCCGAGCTGCGGAACAAGGGATTTCAAAGAGGGGCCAGCCAGGAGCTGAAAGAAGCAGTTAGGTCATCTGTAGAGGAAGAGCAGTGTTAG
- the GSG1 gene encoding germ cell-specific gene 1 protein isoform 4 (isoform 4 is encoded by transcript variant 4), which yields MSDPSQLTQNVCLTQEMELSKAFSGQRTLLSAILSMLSLSFSTTSLLSNYWFVGTQKVPKPLCEKGLAAKCFDMPVSLDGDTNTSTQEVVQYNWETGDDRFSFRSFRSGMWLSCEETVEEPALLHPQSWKQFRALRSSGTAAAKGERCRSFIELTPPAKREILWLSLGTQITYIGLQFISFLLLLTDLLLTGNPACGLKLSAFAAVSSVLSGLLGMVAHMMYSQVFQATVNLGPEDWRPHVWNYGWAFYMAWLSFTCCMASAVTTFNTYTRMVLEFKCKHSKSFKENPNCLPHHHQCFPRRLSSAAPTVGPLTSYHQYHNQPIHSVSEGVDFYSELRNKGFQRGASQELKEAVRSSVEEEQC from the exons ATGAGCGATCCCTCTCAACTGACTCAAAATGTTTGCCTCACCCAGGAG ATGGAGCTCTCGAAGGCCTTCTCTGGCCAGCGGACACTCCTATCTGCCATCCTCAGCATGCTATCACTCAGCTTCTCCACAACATCCCTGCTCAGCAACTACTGGTTTGTGGGCACACAGAAGGTGCCCAAGCCCCTGTGCGAGAAAGGTCTGGCAGCCAAGTGCTTTGACATGCCAGTGTCCCTGGATGGAGATACCAACACATCCACCCAGGAGGTGGTACAATACAACTGGGAGACTGGGGATGACCGGTTCTCCTTCCGGAGCTTCCGGAGTGGCATGTGGCTATCCTGTGAGGAAACTGTGGAAGAACCAG CACTGCTCCATCCCCAGTCCTGGAAACAATTTAGAGCCCTTCGGTCCAGTGGTACAGCGGCAGCAAAAG GGGAGAGGTGCCGAAGTTTCATTGAACTTACACCACCAGCCAAGAGAG AAATCCTATGGTTATCCCTGGGAACGCAGATCACCTACATCGGACTTCAATTCATCAGCTTCCTCCTGCTACTAACAGACTTGCTACTCACTGGGAACCCTGCCTGTGGGCTCAAACTGAGCGCCTTTGCTGCTGTTTCCTCTGTCCTGTCAG GTCTCCTGGGGATGGTGGCCCACATGATGTATTCACAAGTCTTCCAAGCGACTGTCAACTTGGGTCCAGAAGACTGGAGACCACATGTTTGGAATTATGGCTGGGCCTTCTA CATGGCCTGGCTCTCCTTCACCTGCTGCATGGCGTCGGCTGTCACCACCTTCAACACGTACACCAGGATGGTGCTGGAGTTCAAGTGCAAGCATAGTAAGAGCTTCAAGGAAAACCCGAACTGCCTACCACATCACCATCAGTGTTTCCCTCGGCGGCTGTCAAGTGCAGCCCCCACCGTGGGTCCTTTGACCAGCTACCACCAGTATCATAATCAGCCCATCCACTCTGTCTCTGAGGGAGTCGACTTCTACTCCGAGCTGCGGAACAAGGGATTTCAAAGAGGGGCCAGCCAGGAGCTGAAAGAAGCAGTTAGGTCATCTGTAGAGGAAGAGCAGTGTTAG
- the GSG1 gene encoding germ cell-specific gene 1 protein isoform 9 (isoform 9 is encoded by transcript variant 9), translated as MSDPSQLTQNVCLTQEMELSKAFSGQRTLLSAILSMLSLSFSTTSLLSNYWFVGTQKVPKPLCEKGLAAKCFDMPVSLDGDTNTSTQEVVQYNWETGDDRFSFRSFRSGMWLSCEETVEEPAKSEMEEELKKCVYLHLYLLLCHLALLHPQSWKQFRALRSSGTAAAKGERCRSFIELTPPAKREILWLSLGTQITYIGLQFISFLLLLTDLLLTGNPACGLKLSAFAAVSSVLSGLLGMVAHMMYSQVFQATVNLGPEDWRPHVWNYGWAFYMAWLSFTCCMASAVTTFNTYTRMVLEFKCKHSKSFKENPNCLPHHHQCFPRRLSSAAPTVGPLTSYHQYHNQPIHSVSEGVDFYSELRNKGFQRGASQELKEAVRSSVEEEQC; from the exons ATGAGCGATCCCTCTCAACTGACTCAAAATGTTTGCCTCACCCAGGAG ATGGAGCTCTCGAAGGCCTTCTCTGGCCAGCGGACACTCCTATCTGCCATCCTCAGCATGCTATCACTCAGCTTCTCCACAACATCCCTGCTCAGCAACTACTGGTTTGTGGGCACACAGAAGGTGCCCAAGCCCCTGTGCGAGAAAGGTCTGGCAGCCAAGTGCTTTGACATGCCAGTGTCCCTGGATGGAGATACCAACACATCCACCCAGGAGGTGGTACAATACAACTGGGAGACTGGGGATGACCGGTTCTCCTTCCGGAGCTTCCGGAGTGGCATGTGGCTATCCTGTGAGGAAACTGTGGAAGAACCAG CTAAAAGCGAGATGgaagaggaattaaaaaaatgtgtgtatttacatttatatttattattgtgcCACTTAGCACTGCTCCATCCCCAGTCCTGGAAACAATTTAGAGCCCTTCGGTCCAGTGGTACAGCGGCAGCAAAAG GGGAGAGGTGCCGAAGTTTCATTGAACTTACACCACCAGCCAAGAGAG AAATCCTATGGTTATCCCTGGGAACGCAGATCACCTACATCGGACTTCAATTCATCAGCTTCCTCCTGCTACTAACAGACTTGCTACTCACTGGGAACCCTGCCTGTGGGCTCAAACTGAGCGCCTTTGCTGCTGTTTCCTCTGTCCTGTCAG GTCTCCTGGGGATGGTGGCCCACATGATGTATTCACAAGTCTTCCAAGCGACTGTCAACTTGGGTCCAGAAGACTGGAGACCACATGTTTGGAATTATGGCTGGGCCTTCTA CATGGCCTGGCTCTCCTTCACCTGCTGCATGGCGTCGGCTGTCACCACCTTCAACACGTACACCAGGATGGTGCTGGAGTTCAAGTGCAAGCATAGTAAGAGCTTCAAGGAAAACCCGAACTGCCTACCACATCACCATCAGTGTTTCCCTCGGCGGCTGTCAAGTGCAGCCCCCACCGTGGGTCCTTTGACCAGCTACCACCAGTATCATAATCAGCCCATCCACTCTGTCTCTGAGGGAGTCGACTTCTACTCCGAGCTGCGGAACAAGGGATTTCAAAGAGGGGCCAGCCAGGAGCTGAAAGAAGCAGTTAGGTCATCTGTAGAGGAAGAGCAGTGTTAG
- the GSG1 gene encoding germ cell-specific gene 1 protein isoform 5 (isoform 5 is encoded by transcript variant 5), with translation MSDPSQLTQNVCLTQEMELSKAFSGQRTLLSAILSMLSLSFSTTSLLSNYWFVGTQKVPKPLCEKGLAAKCFDMPVSLDGDTNTSTQEVVQYNWETGDDRFSFRSFRSGMWLSCEETVEEPGERCRSFIELTPPAKREILWLSLGTQITYIGLQFISFLLLLTDLLLTGNPACGLKLSAFAAVSSVLSGLLGMVAHMMYSQVFQATVNLGPEDWRPHVWNYGWAFYMAWLSFTCCMASAVTTFNTYTRMVLEFKCKHSKSFKENPNCLPHHHQCFPRRLSSAAPTVGPLTSYHQYHNQPIHSVSEGVDFYSELRNKGFQRGASQELKEAVRSSVEEEQC, from the exons ATGAGCGATCCCTCTCAACTGACTCAAAATGTTTGCCTCACCCAGGAG ATGGAGCTCTCGAAGGCCTTCTCTGGCCAGCGGACACTCCTATCTGCCATCCTCAGCATGCTATCACTCAGCTTCTCCACAACATCCCTGCTCAGCAACTACTGGTTTGTGGGCACACAGAAGGTGCCCAAGCCCCTGTGCGAGAAAGGTCTGGCAGCCAAGTGCTTTGACATGCCAGTGTCCCTGGATGGAGATACCAACACATCCACCCAGGAGGTGGTACAATACAACTGGGAGACTGGGGATGACCGGTTCTCCTTCCGGAGCTTCCGGAGTGGCATGTGGCTATCCTGTGAGGAAACTGTGGAAGAACCAG GGGAGAGGTGCCGAAGTTTCATTGAACTTACACCACCAGCCAAGAGAG AAATCCTATGGTTATCCCTGGGAACGCAGATCACCTACATCGGACTTCAATTCATCAGCTTCCTCCTGCTACTAACAGACTTGCTACTCACTGGGAACCCTGCCTGTGGGCTCAAACTGAGCGCCTTTGCTGCTGTTTCCTCTGTCCTGTCAG GTCTCCTGGGGATGGTGGCCCACATGATGTATTCACAAGTCTTCCAAGCGACTGTCAACTTGGGTCCAGAAGACTGGAGACCACATGTTTGGAATTATGGCTGGGCCTTCTA CATGGCCTGGCTCTCCTTCACCTGCTGCATGGCGTCGGCTGTCACCACCTTCAACACGTACACCAGGATGGTGCTGGAGTTCAAGTGCAAGCATAGTAAGAGCTTCAAGGAAAACCCGAACTGCCTACCACATCACCATCAGTGTTTCCCTCGGCGGCTGTCAAGTGCAGCCCCCACCGTGGGTCCTTTGACCAGCTACCACCAGTATCATAATCAGCCCATCCACTCTGTCTCTGAGGGAGTCGACTTCTACTCCGAGCTGCGGAACAAGGGATTTCAAAGAGGGGCCAGCCAGGAGCTGAAAGAAGCAGTTAGGTCATCTGTAGAGGAAGAGCAGTGTTAG
- the GSG1 gene encoding germ cell-specific gene 1 protein isoform 12 (isoform 12 is encoded by transcript variant 12), whose amino-acid sequence MSDPSQLTQNVCLTQEMELSKAFSGQRTLLSAILSMLSLSFSTTSLLSNYWFVGTQKVPKPLCEKGLAAKCFDMPVSLDGDTNTSTQEVVQYNWETGDDRFSFRSFRSGMWLSCEETVEEPALLHPQSWKQFRALRSSGTAAAKGERCRSFIELTPPAKREILWLSLGTQITYIGLQFISFLLLLTDLLLTGNPACGLKLSAFAAVSSVLSGLCLPVSLVGLLGMVAHMMYSQVFQATVNLGPEDWRPHVWNYGWAFYMAWLSFTCCMASAVTTFNTYTRMVLEFKCKHSKSFKENPNCLPHHHQCFPRRLSSAAPTVGPLTSYHQYHNQPIHSVSEGVDFYSELRNKGFQRGASQELKEAVRSSVEEEQC is encoded by the exons ATGAGCGATCCCTCTCAACTGACTCAAAATGTTTGCCTCACCCAGGAG ATGGAGCTCTCGAAGGCCTTCTCTGGCCAGCGGACACTCCTATCTGCCATCCTCAGCATGCTATCACTCAGCTTCTCCACAACATCCCTGCTCAGCAACTACTGGTTTGTGGGCACACAGAAGGTGCCCAAGCCCCTGTGCGAGAAAGGTCTGGCAGCCAAGTGCTTTGACATGCCAGTGTCCCTGGATGGAGATACCAACACATCCACCCAGGAGGTGGTACAATACAACTGGGAGACTGGGGATGACCGGTTCTCCTTCCGGAGCTTCCGGAGTGGCATGTGGCTATCCTGTGAGGAAACTGTGGAAGAACCAG CACTGCTCCATCCCCAGTCCTGGAAACAATTTAGAGCCCTTCGGTCCAGTGGTACAGCGGCAGCAAAAG GGGAGAGGTGCCGAAGTTTCATTGAACTTACACCACCAGCCAAGAGAG AAATCCTATGGTTATCCCTGGGAACGCAGATCACCTACATCGGACTTCAATTCATCAGCTTCCTCCTGCTACTAACAGACTTGCTACTCACTGGGAACCCTGCCTGTGGGCTCAAACTGAGCGCCTTTGCTGCTGTTTCCTCTGTCCTGTCAG GGCTCTGCCTTCCTGTTTCCTTGGTAGGTCTCCTGGGGATGGTGGCCCACATGATGTATTCACAAGTCTTCCAAGCGACTGTCAACTTGGGTCCAGAAGACTGGAGACCACATGTTTGGAATTATGGCTGGGCCTTCTA CATGGCCTGGCTCTCCTTCACCTGCTGCATGGCGTCGGCTGTCACCACCTTCAACACGTACACCAGGATGGTGCTGGAGTTCAAGTGCAAGCATAGTAAGAGCTTCAAGGAAAACCCGAACTGCCTACCACATCACCATCAGTGTTTCCCTCGGCGGCTGTCAAGTGCAGCCCCCACCGTGGGTCCTTTGACCAGCTACCACCAGTATCATAATCAGCCCATCCACTCTGTCTCTGAGGGAGTCGACTTCTACTCCGAGCTGCGGAACAAGGGATTTCAAAGAGGGGCCAGCCAGGAGCTGAAAGAAGCAGTTAGGTCATCTGTAGAGGAAGAGCAGTGTTAG
- the GSG1 gene encoding germ cell-specific gene 1 protein isoform 6 (isoform 6 is encoded by transcript variant 6) has product MAKMELSKAFSGQRTLLSAILSMLSLSFSTTSLLSNYWFVGTQKVPKPLCEKGLAAKCFDMPVSLDGDTNTSTQEVVQYNWETGDDRFSFRSFRSGMWLSCEETVEEPALLHPQSWKQFRALRSSGTAAAKGERCRSFIELTPPAKRGLLGMVAHMMYSQVFQATVNLGPEDWRPHVWNYGWAFYMAWLSFTCCMASAVTTFNTYTRMVLEFKCKHSKSFKENPNCLPHHHQCFPRRLSSAAPTVGPLTSYHQYHNQPIHSVSEGVDFYSELRNKGFQRGASQELKEAVRSSVEEEQC; this is encoded by the exons ATGGCCAAG ATGGAGCTCTCGAAGGCCTTCTCTGGCCAGCGGACACTCCTATCTGCCATCCTCAGCATGCTATCACTCAGCTTCTCCACAACATCCCTGCTCAGCAACTACTGGTTTGTGGGCACACAGAAGGTGCCCAAGCCCCTGTGCGAGAAAGGTCTGGCAGCCAAGTGCTTTGACATGCCAGTGTCCCTGGATGGAGATACCAACACATCCACCCAGGAGGTGGTACAATACAACTGGGAGACTGGGGATGACCGGTTCTCCTTCCGGAGCTTCCGGAGTGGCATGTGGCTATCCTGTGAGGAAACTGTGGAAGAACCAG CACTGCTCCATCCCCAGTCCTGGAAACAATTTAGAGCCCTTCGGTCCAGTGGTACAGCGGCAGCAAAAG GGGAGAGGTGCCGAAGTTTCATTGAACTTACACCACCAGCCAAGAGAG GTCTCCTGGGGATGGTGGCCCACATGATGTATTCACAAGTCTTCCAAGCGACTGTCAACTTGGGTCCAGAAGACTGGAGACCACATGTTTGGAATTATGGCTGGGCCTTCTA CATGGCCTGGCTCTCCTTCACCTGCTGCATGGCGTCGGCTGTCACCACCTTCAACACGTACACCAGGATGGTGCTGGAGTTCAAGTGCAAGCATAGTAAGAGCTTCAAGGAAAACCCGAACTGCCTACCACATCACCATCAGTGTTTCCCTCGGCGGCTGTCAAGTGCAGCCCCCACCGTGGGTCCTTTGACCAGCTACCACCAGTATCATAATCAGCCCATCCACTCTGTCTCTGAGGGAGTCGACTTCTACTCCGAGCTGCGGAACAAGGGATTTCAAAGAGGGGCCAGCCAGGAGCTGAAAGAAGCAGTTAGGTCATCTGTAGAGGAAGAGCAGTGTTAG
- the GSG1 gene encoding germ cell-specific gene 1 protein isoform 13 (isoform 13 is encoded by transcript variant 13), with translation MSDPSQLTQNVCLTQEMELSKAFSGQRTLLSAILSMLSLSFSTTSLLSNYWFVGTQKVPKPLCEKGLAAKCFDMPVSLDGDTNTSTQEVVQYNWETGDDRFSFRSFRSGMWLSCEETVEEPALLHPQSWKQFRALRSSGTAAAKGERCRSFIELTPPAKRGEKGLLEFATLQGPCHPTLRFGGKRLMEKASLPSPPLGLCEILWLSLGTQITYIGLQFISFLLLLTDLLLTGNPACGLKLSAFAAVSSVLSGLLGMVAHMMYSQVFQATVNLGPEDWRPHVWNYGWAFYMAWLSFTCCMASAVTTFNTYTRMVLEFKCKHSKSFKENPNCLPHHHQCFPRRLSSAAPTVGPLTSYHQYHNQPIHSVSEGVDFYSELRNKGFQRGASQELKEAVRSSVEEEQC, from the exons ATGAGCGATCCCTCTCAACTGACTCAAAATGTTTGCCTCACCCAGGAG ATGGAGCTCTCGAAGGCCTTCTCTGGCCAGCGGACACTCCTATCTGCCATCCTCAGCATGCTATCACTCAGCTTCTCCACAACATCCCTGCTCAGCAACTACTGGTTTGTGGGCACACAGAAGGTGCCCAAGCCCCTGTGCGAGAAAGGTCTGGCAGCCAAGTGCTTTGACATGCCAGTGTCCCTGGATGGAGATACCAACACATCCACCCAGGAGGTGGTACAATACAACTGGGAGACTGGGGATGACCGGTTCTCCTTCCGGAGCTTCCGGAGTGGCATGTGGCTATCCTGTGAGGAAACTGTGGAAGAACCAG CACTGCTCCATCCCCAGTCCTGGAAACAATTTAGAGCCCTTCGGTCCAGTGGTACAGCGGCAGCAAAAG GGGAGAGGTGCCGAAGTTTCATTGAACTTACACCACCAGCCAAGAGAGGTGAGAAAGGACTACTGGAATTTGCCACGTTGCAAGGCCCATGTCACCCCACTCTCCGATTTGGAGGGAAGCGGTTGATGGAGAaggcttccctcccctcccctcccttgggGCTTTGTG AAATCCTATGGTTATCCCTGGGAACGCAGATCACCTACATCGGACTTCAATTCATCAGCTTCCTCCTGCTACTAACAGACTTGCTACTCACTGGGAACCCTGCCTGTGGGCTCAAACTGAGCGCCTTTGCTGCTGTTTCCTCTGTCCTGTCAG GTCTCCTGGGGATGGTGGCCCACATGATGTATTCACAAGTCTTCCAAGCGACTGTCAACTTGGGTCCAGAAGACTGGAGACCACATGTTTGGAATTATGGCTGGGCCTTCTA CATGGCCTGGCTCTCCTTCACCTGCTGCATGGCGTCGGCTGTCACCACCTTCAACACGTACACCAGGATGGTGCTGGAGTTCAAGTGCAAGCATAGTAAGAGCTTCAAGGAAAACCCGAACTGCCTACCACATCACCATCAGTGTTTCCCTCGGCGGCTGTCAAGTGCAGCCCCCACCGTGGGTCCTTTGACCAGCTACCACCAGTATCATAATCAGCCCATCCACTCTGTCTCTGAGGGAGTCGACTTCTACTCCGAGCTGCGGAACAAGGGATTTCAAAGAGGGGCCAGCCAGGAGCTGAAAGAAGCAGTTAGGTCATCTGTAGAGGAAGAGCAGTGTTAG
- the GSG1 gene encoding germ cell-specific gene 1 protein isoform 16 (isoform 16 is encoded by transcript variant 16) produces the protein MAKMELSKAFSGQRTLLSAILSMLSLSFSTTSLLSNYWFVGTQKVPKPLCEKGLAAKCFDMPVSLDGDTNTSTQEVVQYNWETGDDRFSFRSFRSGMWLSCEETVEEPALLHPQSWKQFRALRSSGTAAAKGERCRSFIELTPPAKREILWLSLGTQITYIGLQFISFLLLLTDLLLTGNPACGLKLSAFAAVSSVLSGLLGMVAHMMYSQVFQATVNLGPEDWRPHVWNYGWAFYMAWLSFTCCMASAVTTFNTYTRMVLEFKCKHSKSFKENPNCLPHHHQCFPRRLSSAAPTVGPLTSYHQYHNQPIHSVSEGVDFYSELRNKGFQRGASQELKEAVRSSVEEEQC, from the exons ATGGCCAAG ATGGAGCTCTCGAAGGCCTTCTCTGGCCAGCGGACACTCCTATCTGCCATCCTCAGCATGCTATCACTCAGCTTCTCCACAACATCCCTGCTCAGCAACTACTGGTTTGTGGGCACACAGAAGGTGCCCAAGCCCCTGTGCGAGAAAGGTCTGGCAGCCAAGTGCTTTGACATGCCAGTGTCCCTGGATGGAGATACCAACACATCCACCCAGGAGGTGGTACAATACAACTGGGAGACTGGGGATGACCGGTTCTCCTTCCGGAGCTTCCGGAGTGGCATGTGGCTATCCTGTGAGGAAACTGTGGAAGAACCAG CACTGCTCCATCCCCAGTCCTGGAAACAATTTAGAGCCCTTCGGTCCAGTGGTACAGCGGCAGCAAAAG GGGAGAGGTGCCGAAGTTTCATTGAACTTACACCACCAGCCAAGAGAG AAATCCTATGGTTATCCCTGGGAACGCAGATCACCTACATCGGACTTCAATTCATCAGCTTCCTCCTGCTACTAACAGACTTGCTACTCACTGGGAACCCTGCCTGTGGGCTCAAACTGAGCGCCTTTGCTGCTGTTTCCTCTGTCCTGTCAG GTCTCCTGGGGATGGTGGCCCACATGATGTATTCACAAGTCTTCCAAGCGACTGTCAACTTGGGTCCAGAAGACTGGAGACCACATGTTTGGAATTATGGCTGGGCCTTCTA CATGGCCTGGCTCTCCTTCACCTGCTGCATGGCGTCGGCTGTCACCACCTTCAACACGTACACCAGGATGGTGCTGGAGTTCAAGTGCAAGCATAGTAAGAGCTTCAAGGAAAACCCGAACTGCCTACCACATCACCATCAGTGTTTCCCTCGGCGGCTGTCAAGTGCAGCCCCCACCGTGGGTCCTTTGACCAGCTACCACCAGTATCATAATCAGCCCATCCACTCTGTCTCTGAGGGAGTCGACTTCTACTCCGAGCTGCGGAACAAGGGATTTCAAAGAGGGGCCAGCCAGGAGCTGAAAGAAGCAGTTAGGTCATCTGTAGAGGAAGAGCAGTGTTAG